In Flavobacterium piscisymbiosum, the sequence ATACTGTATTATCTTCATTAATTGAAAAACCTTTTGCAGCATCTGCTTTTGCCAATTCAATCAACGCTTTAACTTCCTCTCTTTGCTTTCCTTGCTTAAACCAACAAATGGCTTTATAAAATTTTGCATCCGAAAATTCCGGATAGATTTTAATTGCTTTATCAAAAATGACAATCGCTTCATCCCATTTTTTAAGTTCATATTTTGCAATTCCCTGATAAAAATATGCAGTTGGATGTTCTAATTGTTGTCTGTTTTTATAAATATCATTTACATAATCATCAAAAAGCTGCTCTGCTTTTGCATAATCGTTCAGCTGCAGATAACAAAGTCCCATATAAAAACTATAGGTATGATCCATTCTATATCCGTTTCCATAAAGTTTAATGCATTCTTCTAAATCTGTGATAGCGTCTTTGTAATTTTTTGAGAAAATACATTTCATAAAACCTCTATAAGGCAGCCACTCTTTCTTGTCGTATAAAACAGCTTTATCGAGATACTGCATTCCGACTTCGTACTTTTTGCATTTAAAATACGGCATTGCTTTTTGCTGCCATAAATAAGCAACAGTGCTGTCTTTTTTGAGACCCTG encodes:
- a CDS encoding tetratricopeptide repeat protein is translated as MKNFILGFSFFISTFSFGQVSANKAHDAIVEEFLTNCAAKHKYTIEMSEWQSCLDQGLKKDSTVAYLWQQKAMPYFKCKKYEVGMQYLDKAVLYDKKEWLPYRGFMKCIFSKNYKDAITDLEECIKLYGNGYRMDHTYSFYMGLCYLQLNDYAKAEQLFDDYVNDIYKNRQQLEHPTAYFYQGIAKYELKKWDEAIVIFDKAIKIYPEFSDAKFYKAICWFKQGKQREEVKALIELAKADAAKGFSINEDNTVYETYPYQVRF